TAGTGGCTGAAGCGGGATGGATTCTCCAAGAATCCTTCTGGCAATATTGCGGTAGGCAATAGACGCCCTGCTATTTGGATTAAGGGCAATCGGTTCACCATGGTTGGAGGCTTTAATGACCTCTTCATCGTCGGCAACGATACCAATAAGTTCAATGGATAAATGCTGGGTGATTTCATCAATATCGAGCATATCGCCGCTCTTCATCATATGATTACGGATACGGTTGACTACTAATTTAGGAGCTTCCATGTTCTGTTTTTTTTCAATCAAGCCAATGATACGGTCTGCGTCACGAACGGCGGAAACCTCTGGTGTTGTGACGATAATTGCTTTATCAGCTCCGGCCAAGGCATTCTGGAATCCCTGTTCAATACCAGCGGGACAATCAATTAAGATATAATCATAGTCTTGCTTTAATTCACTAATCAGTTCTTTCATCTGCTCGGGTCTAACAGCTGACTTATCAACGGTTTGTGCTGCTGGCAGTAAATATAATAACCCGTCAAAGCGCTTGTCCTTGACCAATGCCTGATGGATTTTGCACCTTTTTTCCACCACATCGACAAGATCATAAATGATTCTATTTTCAAGCCCCATGACGACATCCAAGTTTCGAAGACCGATGTCTGTATCCACTAAGCATACTTTTTTTCCTTGAAGGGCCAATGCTGTGCCAATATTAGCAGAAGTTGTCGTTTTCCCTACTCCGCCCTTACCGGATGTAATTACTATTGCTTCACCCACTTTAATGTCCCCCTTCGAATCTGTTTAAATTAGGCCTTAAATGAATTAAAACTTGTAATCTATCAACAATAATTTGACGGTCCTCATCTATGTAAGCACATTCCATTTCCCTTTTCTCATTTTTTTGTATGGAATCTGGCGCGCGATTAATAGAATCACTTATCTTAAGCTGCGTTGGTTTCATATTGGATGCCGCAATAACAGCCTCCTCGTTGCCATAGCAGCCGGCATGTGCCAATCCTTTTAATGACCCCATGATAAAAATATTTCCACCGGCAACGACCGTTCCACCTGGATTGACATCACCGATTAATAGTAAATCACCAGGGGCTCTGAGCACTTGGCCTGAGCGAACAATGCTAGAAACGGTCATGACCTCATTTTCGGCCTTTTGCCGTTTCACTTCTTCCTTTGTCATAACATCCGATTCAATATCATCCACAACTAAATTCTTCTTTTGGCGAATCAAACTCTTTAGCTCTTCCCGCTGCTCCTCGGTTAAATATCGATTGCCAACATGTACTTTCACAGAGAATAAGTTACGTTCCTCCTGTGTCCTCGAGTTGGCCGAAAGCTTTTGATCTAGTTCTTTTTTTAGTTCCTCGTAGGAACATGTATCATCAAGATGAAGGACAAGACCTTCCTTCGTTCCTTTTATTGTAACATTTTGCCGTTTTTTCATGGAGAAATTTCACCTCATAATTAAAAAAGCAATTTCAGAACAAGCAAATTTTTTCCTGCCAAAAATGAAATTTGCATGTCGTCATGCACATTCCGAATCAAAAGTACTAACATCTTAATTAAATTTCGACATGATCCGTCCATTCTCCTCTTTTTTAAAGAGAAAACTCATACTCCGTAAACCAAGATAAAATAATTATTCAGCTCTTAATGTTTCGGCATGCTTTTCAAAAATCCGCTTAAAAGGATATCCTGCAATAATGATAAAGACGGCATTCAAAATAAGGGTCGGATAAAAACGTAAATTGATAAAGCTCATAAAATCGAGGCTTGTCACATGGATTAAATGATCCATTTCGTAAACCCCCACTTCTAATAAGGCGATGCCAAAAAGAGATACGAGAAAGGCAATCACAATATTATTCTGCATGATTTGCATGATTTTTGAAACAAGATAACAAATAAATGGATAAAGAAATAGGTAGATCCCAATAATTTCGATGTAAACAATATCAAACAATAATCCAAAAATAGCCGCATAAATTATTCCCTGTTTCTTTCCAACATAAATCGTCAGAAATAAAAGGGCTGCAAAGAGAAAATGGGGAGCTACAATGCGATTCCGTCCCAACATGTCTGCCGGTGCATATTGAACAAAAAGACTTTCTAAAATAAATAAAAACAGAAACAAAAGAGGAAGAAGGAAC
The DNA window shown above is from Neobacillus sp. WH10 and carries:
- the minC gene encoding septum site-determining protein MinC; the protein is MKKRQNVTIKGTKEGLVLHLDDTCSYEELKKELDQKLSANSRTQEERNLFSVKVHVGNRYLTEEQREELKSLIRQKKNLVVDDIESDVMTKEEVKRQKAENEVMTVSSIVRSGQVLRAPGDLLLIGDVNPGGTVVAGGNIFIMGSLKGLAHAGCYGNEEAVIAASNMKPTQLKISDSINRAPDSIQKNEKREMECAYIDEDRQIIVDRLQVLIHLRPNLNRFEGGH
- the mreD gene encoding rod shape-determining protein MreD — protein: MKKFLLPLLFLFLFILESLFVQYAPADMLGRNRIVAPHFLFAALLFLTIYVGKKQGIIYAAIFGLLFDIVYIEIIGIYLFLYPFICYLVSKIMQIMQNNIVIAFLVSLFGIALLEVGVYEMDHLIHVTSLDFMSFINLRFYPTLILNAVFIIIAGYPFKRIFEKHAETLRAE
- the minD gene encoding septum site-determining protein MinD, yielding MGEAIVITSGKGGVGKTTTSANIGTALALQGKKVCLVDTDIGLRNLDVVMGLENRIIYDLVDVVEKRCKIHQALVKDKRFDGLLYLLPAAQTVDKSAVRPEQMKELISELKQDYDYILIDCPAGIEQGFQNALAGADKAIIVTTPEVSAVRDADRIIGLIEKKQNMEAPKLVVNRIRNHMMKSGDMLDIDEITQHLSIELIGIVADDEEVIKASNHGEPIALNPNSRASIAYRNIARRILGESIPLQPLEEANKGVFTKIKQFFGVR